The Mycolicibacterium flavescens genome has a segment encoding these proteins:
- the ddpX gene encoding D-alanyl-D-alanine dipeptidase — MRSAWAGPALAVVLAWPAGVASATPDAPVPPVSDAARAAGLVDVRTVVPDAVIDLRYATADNFVGERLYPADARCLVDESMAPGLAAAADVLRPGGEVLVFWDCYRPHDVQVRMFEAVSDPGWVARPGPYASSHEAALSVDVTLARDGTLVDMGTGFDEFTARANAYATDGVSAAAQANRKRLRDAMAAGGLTVYTGEWWHFDAPGADRQRPILDVPVN, encoded by the coding sequence ATGCGTAGTGCCTGGGCGGGTCCGGCGTTGGCCGTCGTCCTCGCGTGGCCGGCAGGCGTGGCGTCGGCGACACCGGATGCACCCGTGCCCCCGGTGTCCGATGCGGCGCGGGCGGCCGGGCTCGTCGATGTCCGCACCGTCGTGCCCGACGCGGTGATCGACCTGCGGTACGCGACGGCGGACAACTTCGTCGGCGAGCGGCTGTATCCGGCCGATGCGCGCTGCCTCGTCGACGAGTCGATGGCGCCCGGCTTGGCCGCGGCCGCCGACGTGTTGCGCCCCGGCGGCGAGGTGCTGGTGTTCTGGGATTGCTATCGGCCGCACGACGTTCAGGTGCGGATGTTCGAGGCGGTCTCCGATCCCGGATGGGTGGCCCGGCCGGGGCCCTATGCGAGCAGCCATGAAGCGGCGTTGTCGGTCGATGTGACCTTGGCTCGTGACGGCACCCTCGTCGACATGGGCACCGGTTTCGACGAGTTCACCGCGCGCGCCAACGCGTATGCCACCGACGGGGTCAGCGCGGCGGCACAGGCCAACCGCAAGCGGTTGCGCGACGCGATGGCCGCGGGCGGGCTCACCGTGTACACCGGCGAGTGGTGGCATTTCGACGCGCCGGGTGCGGACCGGCAGCGCCCGATACTCGACGTCCCCGTGAACTAG
- the yjjL gene encoding arabinose efflux permease family protein has product MATAELAPASGTHSTRRAWAAVALLALVGTLNYADRFLPAVLAEPIRAELELSDTALGVINGFGFLAVYAVLGLLIARIADRGAFGLVVSTCLTLWGAMTMLGGAVQSGFQLALTRVGVAIGEAGSTPAAHAYVARNFAPQRRAAPLAVITLAIPLASAASLIGGGLLAQTLGWRMAFVVMGAISVAFAPLVLIALGRRQSMPATTGVDDIDVPAKAWDLLRKGSFVGVVVGASCISVAGYSLTAFAPAYLVRTRGMELGEVGVHYGIASGLTGILGLLVVGRVADRLSASDPRWLLWLVAAMTAAMLPFSALAFTVGDRTLCIWFISLSYVVGTAYMAPSIAAIQRLARAEQRATASAIFLFFGALVGSAGPFLTGVISDALSDDLGAMSLGRALLIVPAFQVAAIVCYLLASRRFVREIVDSDDRRVVGAH; this is encoded by the coding sequence ATGGCTACTGCAGAGCTCGCCCCGGCCAGCGGCACCCACAGCACGCGGCGAGCCTGGGCTGCGGTCGCGTTGCTCGCGCTCGTCGGGACGCTGAACTACGCGGACCGGTTCCTGCCCGCGGTCCTCGCCGAACCGATCAGGGCGGAACTGGAGCTGTCCGATACCGCGCTCGGCGTGATCAACGGGTTCGGCTTCCTGGCCGTGTACGCCGTGCTCGGCCTGCTGATCGCCCGGATCGCCGACCGCGGTGCGTTCGGGCTGGTGGTGTCGACGTGCCTGACGTTGTGGGGCGCGATGACGATGCTGGGCGGTGCGGTGCAGTCAGGCTTCCAACTGGCGCTCACCCGCGTGGGCGTGGCGATCGGGGAGGCCGGCAGCACACCTGCCGCACACGCGTATGTGGCGCGCAACTTCGCGCCCCAACGTCGTGCCGCGCCGCTGGCGGTGATCACGCTCGCGATTCCGCTCGCCAGCGCGGCCAGCCTGATCGGCGGCGGTCTCCTGGCGCAAACCTTGGGCTGGCGGATGGCGTTCGTGGTCATGGGTGCGATCAGCGTGGCGTTCGCGCCGCTGGTCCTCATCGCGCTCGGGCGCAGGCAGTCGATGCCCGCCACGACGGGAGTCGACGACATCGATGTCCCCGCCAAGGCCTGGGATCTGCTGCGCAAAGGCAGCTTCGTGGGCGTCGTCGTGGGAGCGTCGTGCATCTCGGTGGCTGGTTACTCGTTGACGGCGTTCGCTCCCGCGTATCTGGTGCGCACCCGCGGTATGGAGTTGGGCGAGGTCGGGGTGCACTACGGCATCGCCAGCGGGCTCACGGGCATCCTCGGCCTTCTGGTCGTCGGCCGGGTCGCCGACCGGTTGTCGGCCTCCGATCCGCGGTGGCTGCTGTGGCTGGTGGCCGCGATGACCGCCGCGATGCTCCCGTTCTCGGCGTTGGCGTTCACGGTGGGCGACCGGACGCTGTGCATATGGTTCATCTCGCTGAGCTACGTCGTCGGCACGGCGTACATGGCGCCGTCCATCGCGGCCATCCAACGACTGGCCCGAGCCGAACAGCGCGCGACGGCTTCGGCGATCTTCCTGTTCTTCGGCGCCCTCGTCGGGTCGGCGGGCCCGTTCCTCACCGGCGTCATCAGCGACGCGCTCTCCGACGACCTCGGTGCGATGTCGCTGGGGCGGGCGCTGCTGATCGTGCCGGCGTTCCAAGTGGCCGCGATCGTCTGTTACCTCCTGGCGAGTCGGAGGTTCGTCCGCGAGATCGTCGACTCAGATGATCGGCGGGTCGTCGGGGCGCACTAG
- the treS_1 gene encoding alpha amylase gives MRKIETGDLWWKNAVFYCADVETFYDWDGDGCGDIRGMTERIEYLADLGVTCLWLMPFYPTGRVDDGYDIVDFFGVDPRLGTHGDFVELVRTAKSCGIRVIVDFVMNHTSDRHPWFKSACRSTDDPYRDYYVWSATKPKSSKKDVVFPDKEDSLWERDPKTDEWYLHHFLKHQPDLNIANPVVQEEISRVLGFWLELGVSGFRVDAVPFLFARDGAPGDPGVFDPYEYLGDVRNFVTRRVGDAVLLGEVNVGYPDQKSFFGGPDGDGLNMQFDFIGMQNVYLSMARGDARPIAEALMQRPPLDITSQWANFVRNHDELTLDKLSDDERQEIFDAFGPDPDMQLYGRGLRRRLPAMLGGDERRMRMVYSLMFSMPGTPVLFYGEEIGMAENLDVEGRFAVRTPMQWTSGVNGGFSKAAKRKLPRPQPDGMFGPDRVNAADQRHDHQSFWWFMRNLIYTYRSQPEIGWSTPEILDQPNPAVLAHVCREKSGWAMVALHNFGAEGCLVPIRLDDAPGCKLVDLLDDLTEHELDDKGRIEIGLEPYGYRWLRLVRPDDPPII, from the coding sequence GTGAGGAAGATCGAGACCGGCGACCTGTGGTGGAAGAACGCGGTCTTCTACTGCGCCGACGTCGAGACCTTCTACGACTGGGACGGCGACGGCTGCGGCGACATCCGCGGCATGACCGAGCGCATCGAGTACCTCGCCGACCTGGGTGTGACGTGTCTGTGGCTCATGCCCTTCTACCCCACCGGCCGCGTCGACGACGGCTACGACATCGTCGACTTCTTCGGTGTCGACCCGCGACTGGGAACGCACGGTGACTTCGTCGAACTCGTGCGCACCGCCAAGTCCTGCGGGATCCGGGTGATCGTCGACTTCGTCATGAACCACACCTCGGACCGCCACCCGTGGTTCAAGTCCGCCTGCCGCAGCACCGACGACCCGTATCGCGACTACTACGTGTGGAGCGCGACGAAACCCAAGTCGAGCAAGAAGGACGTCGTGTTCCCCGACAAGGAGGACAGCCTCTGGGAGCGCGACCCGAAGACCGACGAGTGGTACCTGCACCACTTCCTCAAACACCAGCCGGACCTGAACATCGCCAATCCGGTTGTGCAGGAGGAGATCTCGCGGGTGCTCGGCTTCTGGCTCGAGCTGGGGGTATCCGGTTTCCGGGTCGACGCCGTCCCGTTCCTCTTCGCCCGCGACGGCGCACCCGGCGATCCCGGGGTCTTCGACCCGTACGAGTACCTCGGCGACGTGCGCAACTTCGTCACCCGACGGGTCGGCGACGCGGTGCTGCTCGGCGAGGTGAACGTCGGCTATCCGGACCAGAAGTCGTTCTTCGGCGGCCCCGACGGAGACGGGCTCAACATGCAGTTCGACTTCATCGGCATGCAGAACGTCTACCTGTCCATGGCGCGCGGCGACGCCCGACCCATCGCCGAGGCACTGATGCAACGACCGCCGCTCGACATCACGAGCCAGTGGGCCAACTTCGTGCGCAATCACGATGAGCTGACCCTCGACAAACTGAGCGACGACGAGCGCCAGGAGATTTTCGACGCCTTCGGGCCCGACCCGGACATGCAGCTCTACGGCCGCGGCCTGCGCAGGCGGCTACCGGCCATGCTCGGCGGCGATGAGCGGCGGATGCGGATGGTCTACTCGCTGATGTTCTCGATGCCCGGCACCCCGGTCCTGTTCTACGGAGAGGAGATCGGCATGGCCGAGAACCTCGACGTCGAGGGACGCTTCGCGGTGCGCACTCCGATGCAGTGGACCAGCGGTGTCAACGGTGGCTTCTCCAAGGCGGCCAAGCGCAAGCTGCCCCGGCCCCAGCCCGACGGCATGTTCGGTCCCGATCGGGTCAACGCCGCCGACCAGCGCCACGACCACCAGTCGTTCTGGTGGTTCATGCGCAATCTGATCTACACGTACCGGTCGCAGCCGGAGATCGGATGGTCAACGCCCGAGATCCTGGACCAACCGAATCCCGCCGTGCTGGCCCACGTCTGCCGCGAGAAGTCGGGATGGGCGATGGTCGCGCTGCACAATTTCGGCGCCGAAGGCTGCCTCGTGCCGATCCGACTCGACGACGCGCCGGGCTGCAAGCTGGTCGACCTGCTCGACGATCTCACCGAACACGAGCTCGACGACAAGGGCCGCATCGAGATCGGCCTGGAACCCTACGGCTACCGGTGGCTGCGGCTAGTGCGCCCCGACGACCCGCCGATCATCTGA
- the fgd1_1 gene encoding dehydrogenase, with translation MTVIGFHCSHEQISPAQLLCDVQRAEQAGFTAAMSSDHFSPWSERQGESGFAWAFLGAALATTQLPFGVVNAPGQRYHPAIVAQAIATLAQMFPGRIWAALGSGEASNERITGGEWPRKEVRDQRLVECVDVIRRLLGGDEVSHQGLVQVNRARLWTRPDKIPDLVGPAVTPETAARHASWADGLVTVNQSREALEKVLRAYRDAGGRGPARLQIHLSWAPSEDEALAIAHDQWRSNVFDPPVCWDTETVEAFDVMGEKVTPEQMHQSVRISSDLGKHVEWLQQDLEQGWDELYLHFVGQQQTAFIDAFGEHVLPRLNPTAVSA, from the coding sequence ATGACGGTCATCGGTTTCCACTGCTCGCACGAGCAGATCAGTCCGGCGCAATTGCTGTGCGACGTCCAGCGCGCCGAACAGGCGGGTTTCACCGCAGCCATGTCATCGGACCACTTCAGCCCGTGGAGTGAGCGACAAGGTGAGTCCGGGTTCGCGTGGGCCTTCCTCGGCGCGGCACTGGCCACGACGCAGCTGCCGTTCGGAGTGGTCAACGCGCCGGGGCAGCGGTACCACCCCGCGATCGTCGCCCAGGCCATCGCGACGCTCGCGCAGATGTTCCCGGGCCGGATCTGGGCGGCGCTCGGCTCGGGTGAGGCCTCAAACGAGCGGATCACCGGCGGCGAATGGCCGCGCAAAGAGGTGCGCGACCAGCGCCTCGTCGAGTGCGTCGACGTGATCAGACGGTTGCTGGGCGGTGACGAGGTCAGCCACCAAGGGCTGGTCCAGGTCAATCGCGCGCGGCTGTGGACCCGACCCGACAAGATCCCCGATCTCGTCGGCCCCGCCGTCACGCCGGAAACCGCCGCCCGACATGCCTCCTGGGCGGACGGGCTCGTCACCGTGAACCAGTCGAGGGAAGCGCTGGAGAAGGTCCTTCGGGCCTACCGTGACGCCGGCGGCCGCGGGCCCGCGCGGTTGCAGATTCACCTCAGCTGGGCCCCGTCGGAGGACGAGGCGCTCGCGATCGCCCACGACCAGTGGCGCAGCAACGTGTTCGATCCCCCGGTCTGCTGGGACACCGAGACGGTCGAGGCGTTCGACGTCATGGGCGAGAAGGTCACCCCCGAGCAGATGCACCAATCGGTCCGTATCTCAAGCGATCTGGGCAAGCATGTCGAGTGGCTGCAGCAGGATCTTGAGCAGGGCTGGGACGAGTTGTACCTGCACTTCGTCGGACAACAGCAGACCGCCTTCATCGACGCATTCGGCGAACACGTGCTGCCCCGGCTCAATCCGACGGCGGTCTCCGCGTGA
- the curA gene encoding putative NADP-dependent oxidoreductase codes for MDGRFAFVAELMNRQIVLRRRPVGLVQPADTELITAPAPEPADGEALVRTTYVGIDAAARTWLNDQPGYLPPVQLGEVIRAAGIGEVVASRCDAYAVGDVVTTLTGFQEYVISRDDIFTTPAPGPDVDQLAVMSVYGPTGATAYFGMVGIGKPQPGETVVVSAAAGATGSVAGQIAKIAGARVVGIAGGPDKCRAVVEDFGFDACIDYREANLPAALKEHCPKGVDVYFDNVGGPILDAVLGRLAHKARVVLCGVISSYLTGEHPGPANYVNLLSKTALMQGFNALDEWGRFDEAFGPLRRWADEGRLVHRQTIFEGIESCVDAMNGLFTGANIGKMLVKISEPGSGKLAS; via the coding sequence ATGGACGGTAGGTTCGCCTTCGTGGCCGAGCTGATGAACCGCCAGATCGTGTTGCGCCGCAGGCCCGTCGGGCTGGTCCAGCCCGCCGACACCGAGTTGATCACCGCGCCTGCGCCCGAGCCCGCCGACGGTGAGGCGTTGGTGCGCACGACCTACGTCGGCATCGACGCCGCCGCCCGCACCTGGCTGAACGACCAGCCCGGCTATCTGCCTCCTGTGCAGCTCGGGGAGGTCATCCGCGCGGCAGGCATCGGTGAGGTGGTGGCGTCCCGATGCGATGCGTACGCCGTCGGCGATGTGGTCACGACGCTGACGGGTTTTCAGGAATACGTGATCAGCCGCGACGACATCTTCACCACGCCGGCGCCCGGTCCCGACGTCGACCAACTCGCGGTGATGTCGGTGTACGGGCCGACCGGCGCGACGGCTTATTTCGGAATGGTCGGGATCGGCAAGCCACAGCCGGGGGAGACCGTGGTGGTGTCGGCGGCCGCGGGTGCCACCGGTTCCGTCGCGGGCCAGATCGCCAAGATCGCCGGGGCCCGGGTGGTCGGCATCGCCGGGGGACCGGACAAGTGCCGCGCGGTCGTGGAGGATTTCGGGTTCGACGCGTGCATCGACTACCGCGAGGCCAACCTGCCCGCGGCGCTGAAGGAGCACTGCCCCAAGGGAGTCGACGTGTACTTCGACAATGTCGGCGGGCCGATCCTCGACGCGGTGCTCGGCCGCCTGGCGCACAAGGCGCGGGTGGTGTTGTGCGGTGTCATCTCGAGCTACCTGACCGGTGAACATCCCGGCCCGGCCAACTACGTCAACCTGTTGTCGAAGACCGCGCTGATGCAGGGATTCAACGCGCTCGACGAATGGGGGCGGTTCGACGAGGCTTTCGGGCCCCTGCGCCGCTGGGCGGACGAGGGACGACTGGTGCACCGCCAGACGATCTTCGAGGGCATCGAGTCCTGCGTCGACGCCATGAACGGCTTGTTCACCGGCGCCAACATCGGCAAGATGTTGGTCAAGATCAGCGAGCCGGGAAGCGGGAAACTTGCCTCGTGA